Genomic segment of Eupeodes corollae chromosome 2, idEupCoro1.1, whole genome shotgun sequence:
GCTCAACCAGAACAACCACTTTTACCACCAGGACTACCAGCCCTCCCAGAAGCTCCAGTCGTTCCAGTTAATTCTATCATCATTGAACAACCTTCTCAAACTTATCAACCCGAATTAATGAACACCTACTTGCCACCTAAGCCAGAGCTTCCTCTCCTTCAACCTGGACTTCCTTCTCTACCAGCAGCTCCACAAGTTCCAGTTACTATCCCAATTCAAGCTCAACCAGAACTTCCACTTTTACCATCAGGACTTCCAGCCCTTCCAGCAGCTCCAGTCGTTCCAGCctcaaatgttgtttttgttgaagaaCAAAAACCAACTTTGGTTCAAATTCCGGAACTTCCATCAAACCCTGAAGTGAATAATCAAATTCAGCAAACTCAACAAATTCAGCCAGCAAATTTAGCCATTGTCGAAATCCCAGCACTCCCTGAAGCACCTGTTACTCCAGCACCAATTCAAATAAGTGAAGATTCTAAAATTGGTTATGAATACAATAAACCTGCTCCTCCATCTATTGAAGCAGCACCGATCCAATTAGCTTCTCAAGCTCCAGTCTGGAATGGAAACAATAACATTGGAACTGGCCAAGTATCAATTCCAGACCAACGCCAAAAACCAATTCTACTTTTGAACCTATATCCTGACTTCTTTAATAATCTTGGTGTTTTCAATAATCCTGGACAAAATCTACCAAATCTGCCTCTTCCACAGCTTCCAGCTATTCCCAACGTTCCTATTTCCATTCCACAACTTCCAATTCAAGGTCTTCCTACAATTCCACAGCTCTCAGCCCAAACTCTTCTGCCAGTTTCACAGTTCCCGATTCAAGCTCCTGTTCAAATCCCACAACTCCCGGTTGAAGCTCCTGTTCAAATTCCACAGGTCCCAATTCAAACACCACTTCCAGTTCCACAGACCCCGCTTCAAACAGCTCTTCCGGCTCTACAGATCCCGATTCAAGCTCCTCTTCCAGCTCCAGTTCAACTTCCTCAGCAACAGCAAATCACCGTTCAACCTTCCCTACCACCTCagcaagttgttgttgttgaatcaaaaattgaagaaaaaccacACAATGGATACACTTATAGTATTCCAAGCCAACAATTCCTACTCCCTAATCAGTTCTAATAAAACTAATTGGAAGTTTATCCTCCAATAATCATCAGAGACTTCAATCACAATAAAT
This window contains:
- the LOC129947009 gene encoding serine/threonine-protein kinase WNK2-like; this encodes MKFLIAALFLCIALVGQTQGGSLRGLSVAVPHQQYGVPLLSSDDRNHHQAEEIKKPNDDIIINNQEPTTSRPFIDHLPLIDSAVNFGAVAINEPITQKPELPLLQPGLPSLPNAPIIPVKIQEEPTVQAEVVVPSNSYLPPATHEVSNSDSLSKQKLPILQFTQQIQPAAPIGSLPILQVIQAGGQLSDALLAPRPLFPYGLSSVPPSLPSLSPLSVPQPIQSSQHISDAYLPPRAEVIPLQPGLPSLPAAPQVSFSSPIQVQQSLPILPPGLPSLPEAPVVPVSSIAIEQPSQAQPQLTNTYLPPQPELPLLQPGLPSLPAAPQVQLTVPIQAQPEQPLLPPGLPALPEAPVVPVNSIIIEQPSQTYQPELMNTYLPPKPELPLLQPGLPSLPAAPQVPVTIPIQAQPELPLLPSGLPALPAAPVVPASNVVFVEEQKPTLVQIPELPSNPEVNNQIQQTQQIQPANLAIVEIPALPEAPVTPAPIQISEDSKIGYEYNKPAPPSIEAAPIQLASQAPVWNGNNNIGTGQVSIPDQRQKPILLLNLYPDFFNNLGVFNNPGQNLPNLPLPQLPAIPNVPISIPQLPIQGLPTIPQLSAQTLLPVSQFPIQAPVQIPQLPVEAPVQIPQVPIQTPLPVPQTPLQTALPALQIPIQAPLPAPVQLPQQQQITVQPSLPPQQVVVVESKIEEKPHNGYTYSIPSQQFLLPNQF